Proteins from one Lacrimispora sphenoides genomic window:
- the rsxE gene encoding electron transport complex subunit RsxE, which yields MNKKCMERLFNGIVKENPTFILMLGMCPTLAVTTSAVNGVGMGLSTTVVLLFSNMLISALRNIIPDRVRIPAYIVVVATLVTIVQLLLQAYVPSLYSALGIYIPLIVVNCIILGRAESYASKNGVMESTFDGIGMGLGFTIALTCIGLVRELLGSGAIFGFTFIPEDFHISIFVLAPGAFFVLSVLTALQNKFKAPSATNGSVPPSKLACGGNCASCSGSSCMSNHEVLQDKKKQMEEEVLAAKKAQAAKKEAEAKTAASRKDE from the coding sequence ATGAACAAGAAATGTATGGAACGTTTATTTAACGGTATTGTAAAAGAAAACCCAACCTTCATCCTGATGCTTGGCATGTGCCCGACTCTGGCTGTTACCACGTCAGCGGTGAACGGTGTGGGCATGGGGCTTTCCACAACCGTGGTACTGCTATTTTCTAATATGCTTATTTCTGCCCTTCGTAATATCATTCCGGACCGGGTGAGGATTCCGGCTTACATCGTTGTCGTTGCGACTCTGGTTACGATTGTGCAGCTCCTTTTACAGGCCTATGTACCAAGCCTGTATTCTGCACTTGGAATTTACATTCCTCTTATTGTTGTAAACTGTATTATTTTAGGCCGTGCAGAATCTTATGCTTCCAAGAATGGTGTTATGGAATCTACCTTTGATGGAATCGGTATGGGACTTGGTTTTACCATCGCTCTTACCTGCATCGGTCTTGTCCGTGAGTTGTTAGGTTCCGGAGCTATATTTGGATTTACCTTTATTCCGGAGGATTTTCATATCTCCATTTTCGTCCTCGCTCCGGGCGCGTTCTTTGTGCTGTCTGTTTTAACGGCACTTCAGAATAAGTTTAAGGCACCTTCCGCTACCAACGGTTCTGTTCCTCCGTCTAAGTTAGCTTGCGGCGGCAACTGCGCTTCCTGTTCCGGTTCCTCCTGCATGTCCAATCATGAGGTCCTTCAGGACAAGAAGAAGCAGATGGAAGAGGAAGTACTGGCAGCAAAGAAGGCACAGGCAGCCAAAAAAGAAGCGGAAGCCAAAACCGCAGCTTCCAGGAAAGATGAATAG